The Mycobacteriales bacterium nucleotide sequence GCCGCCACGCGATCGACACCGGCCAGGACCTCGTCCATCACCAGGTCGGTGATCGCCGCGAGCAGCTCCTCCTTGGACCCGATGTAGTGGTAGAGCGCGCCCTTGCCGAGCTCGTTGGCCTCGCACAGCTCAGCGATGCCGGTGCCGTGATAGCCGCCTTGGGCGAACACGCCGGCGGAGGTGTCGATGATCGCGCGACGTCGGGCCTCCCAGTTCGCGCCGCGGCGTACCGCTGCAGCGCTGTCAGCCACGGTGGTTCGGATCGGGCGACTCGCCGTTCGGGAGGTGCGACAAGAAGCTCGCCGACCACGACATCAGGTCGGTCGGTACGACGTAGTCGCGGTCGTCGTTGATCGCCGCCCAGTGCTCGGCGATGTCCTCGATGGTCGGCGCCGGGCCCTCGTGCACGTAGCCGGAGGTGGAGGTGAGGACCAGCCGGGCGAAGCGGCCGGCGCCGGCGGCGTAGACCTCCCCGGTGGCCGGGCAGTCCTCATGGGCGAGGTAGGCCGCCATCGGGGCGACCAGGTCCTCGCCCATGCGCGGCGCGGCGAGCGCGGCCGCCTTGCCGGCCATGCGGGTGGCCGCGGCGGGGGCGATCGCGTTGACCCGGATGCCGAGCGGGGTGCCGGCGGTCGCGAGGCTGCGGGTCAGGCCGATCACGCCGCCTTTGGCCGCGGCGTAGGAGGTGTTCCTCGGCAGCCCGAAGACGCCGGCGGACGTGGTCAGCACGATCCGTCCGTACTTCTGCGCCGCCATGTGCGGCCACGCTGCGCGGGCGGTCAGGAACGATCCGCCGAGATGGACCGCAAGGTGTCTGCCGAAGTTCTCGTCGTCGATGTCCGGCATGCCGGCCCACTCGATGACGCCGGCGTTGCTGATCAGGATGTCCACGCGACCGAACGCGCCGACCGTCGCGTCGATGAGCGCCTGTGCCGCCGACGGGGACGACACGTCGTTGCCGTCGGCGATCGCGGTGCCGCCGGCGGCGCGGATCTCCTCGACCACGGCCTCGGCGGGCGCCAGGTCGGCGCCGGTGCCGGCCATCGAAGTCCCCAGGTCGTTGACGACGACCGAGGCGCCTCGTTCGGCGAGCAACATCGCGTAAGAACGGCCGATGCCGCGCCCCGCCCCCGTGACAATGGCGACGCGATCGTCGTAGCGCATGCAGATCAGACTGCCACCGGGACCTCGAAGCCGAGCAGGCCGGCCAGGGTGCCGCCCAGGATCGCCTTGCGTTCGTCGTCGGGGACGCCGGTGAACAGCTGCTTGATCAGCTCGCGGCTGCCGCGGAACGTGCCTTCGGCGTGCGGGTAGTCGTTGCCCCACGTCAGGGTCGACAACCCGGTGATGTGGCGGCAGGCGATCGCGACCGGGTCGTCCTGGAACTGCACGTGGAACTGCCGGCGTACGTACTCGCTCGGCATGAGCGGGTAGGGCCACTTCTCGTTGAGCCGGAACAGCTGAGCCATGTCGGGCTGGTCGTTCGCGGGCCGCGAGTCGTCCCACTTGCCCAGCCACCAGTCGGCGTCCTGGCCGATGCCGGTGACCCAGCACTTGTCCATGCCGCCGACGAGCGATGACAGCCAGTGGGCGTTGAACTCGATGAGGTGGAAGTGCAGGTCCGGGAACCGCTCCGGCACGCCGCCGCCGACCAGCTGACAGATCAGCTGCTGGGGCACGAACGTGCTGT carries:
- a CDS encoding helix-turn-helix domain-containing protein produces the protein MADSAAAVRRGANWEARRRAIIDTSAGVFAQGGYHGTGIAELCEANELGKGALYHYIGSKEELLAAITDLVMDEVLAGVDRVAA
- a CDS encoding SDR family NAD(P)-dependent oxidoreductase, with product MRYDDRVAIVTGAGRGIGRSYAMLLAERGASVVVNDLGTSMAGTGADLAPAEAVVEEIRAAGGTAIADGNDVSSPSAAQALIDATVGAFGRVDILISNAGVIEWAGMPDIDDENFGRHLAVHLGGSFLTARAAWPHMAAQKYGRIVLTTSAGVFGLPRNTSYAAAKGGVIGLTRSLATAGTPLGIRVNAIAPAAATRMAGKAAALAAPRMGEDLVAPMAAYLAHEDCPATGEVYAAGAGRFARLVLTSTSGYVHEGPAPTIEDIAEHWAAINDDRDYVVPTDLMSWSASFLSHLPNGESPDPNHRG